One Primulina eburnea isolate SZY01 chromosome 4, ASM2296580v1, whole genome shotgun sequence genomic window, TGTCCTAAATAAGCACAGGGACCGATTTTGACAGAAGTGGCTGCATAAGCATCAATGCTGTTGTCAGCCCATTCGGACCTGTGCTCTCGTAAAAATCTTAATAGTAAGGCAGGAGGCACATTCTGCACCGAGAAAAGGACAAATGAATGAGATCCAGAAATTGAGGGAAAAAAAACACAAGTGGAAACAAACACGTGGTGAAAATACCTGTAAAAGCATAGATGCTTTGGCACATAAGACAGCATCATGAATGGATGTACATCCATTTGAGCCCACAGATTTTTCGGGATTGGAGTTGACAAGAATAGTAACATCATCCACACCATCATTGTCTATAGACGTCCATCCTCCATCACTGAATCCGTTAAGAGCTTCATTGAATCTCCTATAAATGATTGTGTATATTTAATGAAATGACACAGAACTAAAGACGGGGTGTAAAATGGTAACCAACCTGCTGAGCTGATGGGCAAGTGCCCGTAGAGCTGGTGTCCGTCTGCCCCAGTTGGTACTGCTGGCCTGTGAAATATCTTGAGATATCTGCCTAAGCTGACGAAGAGCCTGCATTGGGTGATAAAGAAGAAAGAAAGGCAAAACACGTCAAAATTGAAAGAAAAGACTATAGGCCCTCCATTTTGTGATTCAAGAGTTATAGAGCATTCAAGAAAGTAGCTCGAGTCTCTTACAGCCATCGTGGACTTTTGAGCAAGCATAGTTGAAGATTCATAAAGTGGGCGCAAAACCTCGGGAACACTGGATGCCTAGCcaagaaaaaatataaaaaacaagCACGTGCAGTATAAAGCAATTTCTCCAACTATCAGTTCACTAATTGGAACAGTTGATACAGTCCCATTGTCCACAGATTTAGAAATTTACACGACAATGTTGCTCACAACATCAGACACTCCTTCATACACATTTCAacaataaaatgaaaaatataattctgCTAATGAAAATTAACAAGTCGGAAAGAAAAGCAACATAACATGAGGCCATACAAAGTCATCAATGACACACAAAAGTACCTCCAAATTCATGTGGTCTACAATGTGGATAATTGACCCTCCACCCTCACAAGGTCTAATAAGGTAACCACTAGGCAACATTTCTGCTCTCACAAAGTTCCGCACAGGTGGCATGCCTGATCCATTCCGAGTATCGCTAAGTGATCTTTCACAGACCTGAAATTGCTCCAAAACTTATAGTAGActttgaaaatgagaaaaagacCACTAAAATTATGAGCTAAAGAAGGTCGCCTACCACTAGGCTGCCATCATCCAAGACCGAAGTATACCGCAGCAACCAAAAATCACGACCTTGCGCCAAAGTAGTTGGCGCATACagataaaatttcaaatttcaagaTCTCACAAGTGGATTTACAAAttataaccaaaaataaaataataagttgATATTAACATACACCAACCTGCATGTATAAAATTTCTATGGTCCCGCCACTGGCAGTAGGTAGGACATTGAGCACATCCACAGCTCGGCAGTCGCGAAACCATGAAGGTCGATCCTTTAGCATTTCTGCAACCTACAACAGACCTCACCGTTTAATTTCATCCCTAAAACCTAAGAAAAATCACAAGGCAAGAGCAAGAATGAAGGAAACTAACCCTGTTGGGCTCTAGACCAACCAGACCACAAGCTCTTGCTGCCACGCCAGTGCAACCATGAGAAATAGAGATGATTCCAATGGAATCCGGACCAGGCTATTCCAAATTTAGGGCAATGGAAAAAGGGTAATATCAGTTCAAATAACCACAAAACATGGTAAAGAGTCCATGCATATCCATTATCATGTAAAAACGTTTACCCCCAACTACCGCAAGAATCTTGATTAAGGCAATTGTTTTATATAATATTCTTTTATTGAAACTATAACGTAATCTCACTGATCATACTTTAAAGAGCATGGAGGACCATTATATATATCGTATCTTCTGACATGACCGACTAAATAatcatcattgaatatgtcgaCAGATATGGGTAATAATAATGCATATCGGTGTATTACATATTTTACCCGAGAATTGTCCCCACATGTACGAATACTTGAAATTTAACGAATTTAATACGCATTTTACCTTCATTCCAGGCATTTGAACCCACTCAACAGCAGTTCCAGTGGCCTTTGAGAGAAACTCTGTTAAAGTCTCTTCTGCAATGGACAAAAGCCTGGGGAAGAATATCATAAAACCGAATAAGTTTCCTTAAGCCTCACCcatacacaaaaaaaaaattgaatcacATGGTGGAACAACAAATAATCACCCCCCTTAAGGACTCTCCCTTTTTTTCACATTCGAGTAACTACCCTGCTCACTCTTGCTAGGTACCCTCCTACCAATACTCACCCTGCAGGACTTGTTGCATCCCTTGGTGGATGCTGAGGCACCGAGTGATGTTTTCGACCACTCAATACCACAGATTCACAGCCGGTGCCTTTCATCATAAGCCCATTCTGCGATAGGAATACAATCAAACCTGATTTGTTTCTTCATTTTTAACCCATATATTTCAATAGTGAAACAAGAAGATACAAGACTCTCACGCTGGGGGTATGTTGGCGAAAATAACTGTTCTCATACACAAATTGGGACACTTGTTTCTGCAGCCTATCATTCTCCTCCATTAAGAGCTTATTCATGGCTGTGAGTTTCCTATTCACGGACTGAAGCCTCGAGGCCTCTTTTCTTTGCTTATCTCTACATCTGCATTTTCAAGAAAACCACCATATTATAAACTTCCAGCCCGTAGAACTCATCACACTTTTAATTAAGTCatgaattatttgatcaaaaGGACAGGCGCCATAACacaaaaatcttcaaatatagAGTAACTTCCTGAATATTGTGAATTTGTGATCAATCCTGGATATAAATCATGGGTTCGAGTCAGAACAATCAAACCGATCATGGTCAGAACCATATATACAAAGATCCCAAGTAAAAACCAACAATATAGAATATACCAATTATTAAACTCGGACTATAAAGTTTCCATCTAAGGACTCTTATGtttcatattttataaaaaaaaatgaaataaaatactaaCAGAATTGATAATCAGAAAATTACCTTCTGTTCTGGAACCAGACCTTGATTTGCTTGGTCTCAATGTCCGACAAAATGGGGAATTCTCTAATCACCTGCTGCCGGCGCATTGAACTCGGCTTTGGACACTCCTGATACAACTTCTCCAGGACTTCAACCTGCTCAGGTGTGTACCGGACATATTTCCCATTGTCTACGCACACGGATGCAGCCGATGACACTGCTCGAGACACCGTGTTACCATCTTTACAATACATAGCCATCTTTCACGTACAACGTTGATTTAATGTAAGAAACTTAAAACAATGCTACACGCCCTCTAAACTTCCAAATCTTCGAGCCTAATCCCAAATGTTCAAAACTTCGGgctattataatttatttgaaaaaaatcacGGTAACAACAGAAAACACTTCAGTGCTCAGCCAAGAAATTCACCCAAACATTTTACATCATTTTTCACATCATTCTTTGTTTCCGTCAAACATGCCTCCAATCCCACAAAATTTTCTTCATAATAACCGCCAATTTAGTGCCCAACCAAGAAATTCATCCAAAGATCGGAGCTTTGAGCCTCGCAGCTTGAAAACAAACAAAGGGAACTAGCCACTGGTAACATCTCGTCTCCTCCCAAGTCCCAAGAATCTTTTTCCACTTTCTCATATATCAAAAGCTTTTTTTCACTCCGAGAAATACGACACGTGCATGTATACGCGTACACATACAGATAtatgtgtaatatttacatatATTTTACATGCATAAAACCTGATGAAAATGGACCTTGGCACCTCGGGTGATGTAAATAATCTGAAAAAGTTGTTGGTAGAGACATCGAGGAAAAGGGAAATAAAAGAATTCTGGGACCACCCTTTTGTATTCGGACCACGAATCGTATACTAGTCAGTAGTCCCCATTTTCACTGGCTtgcttattttattttttgcttTGGAAACTGATCGATCACATTTAAAATCTATTCATACAGCTTATTGTATCCAAT contains:
- the LOC140829222 gene encoding homeobox-leucine zipper protein ATHB-15-like; this encodes MAMYCKDGNTVSRAVSSAASVCVDNGKYVRYTPEQVEVLEKLYQECPKPSSMRRQQVIREFPILSDIETKQIKVWFQNRRCRDKQRKEASRLQSVNRKLTAMNKLLMEENDRLQKQVSQFVYENSYFRQHTPSNGLMMKGTGCESVVLSGRKHHSVPQHPPRDATSPAGLLSIAEETLTEFLSKATGTAVEWVQMPGMKPGPDSIGIISISHGCTGVAARACGLVGLEPNRVAEMLKDRPSWFRDCRAVDVLNVLPTASGGTIEILYMQLYAPTTLAQGRDFWLLRYTSVLDDGSLVVCERSLSDTRNGSGMPPVRNFVRAEMLPSGYLIRPCEGGGSIIHIVDHMNLEASSVPEVLRPLYESSTMLAQKSTMAALRQLRQISQDISQASSTNWGRRTPALRALAHQLSRRFNEALNGFSDGGWTSIDNDGVDDVTILVNSNPEKSVGSNGCTSIHDAVLCAKASMLLQNVPPALLLRFLREHRSEWADNSIDAYAATSVKIGPCAYLGQPGVGNFGGHVILPLAQTIENEELLEVIKLESVGYSLDIAVMPRDVCLLQLCSGTDENAVGTCSELIFAPIDPSFADNGPLLPSGFRIIPLDCGKELSSPNRMDLASVIETGAAGNKPSKDLDLSSDCSRSVVSIAFEFAFESHMQDNIASMARQYLRNIISSVQRVALALSPSHLGSHAGLRSPLGTPEAHTLALWIARSYRNYMGAELLKFTGEGNNFVLKDLWHYSDAVMCCSVKALPVFTFSNQAGLDMLETTLVALQDIPLEKLFDDRGRKNLWSQFPQIMNQGVASLQSGICLSSMGRPISYERAVAWKVLNEDDNVHCLCFMFVNWSFV